A portion of the Chondrinema litorale genome contains these proteins:
- a CDS encoding SDR family NAD(P)-dependent oxidoreductase: MEKPIIIIVGAGPGISFNVAKKFATESYRVVLISRNADKLQKLSDILTSENVENSYYSCDVSNNLELENTFKKVKSEVGIPDTLLYNAAVIRKEVPTKQEYNSLVDDFKVNIAGAVLSCQLVVPEMKKKKKGTILLTGGGLALKPYFEYTSLAIGKAGIRSLAFCLAQELKGSGIKVGTVTIAGHVKEGTHFSPDKIAEEFWKIHTGKNKGVEYIYQ, translated from the coding sequence ATGGAAAAGCCAATAATCATTATTGTTGGAGCAGGGCCAGGAATCAGCTTTAACGTTGCTAAAAAATTTGCTACAGAAAGTTATCGCGTAGTACTTATTTCGAGAAATGCAGATAAGCTTCAAAAGCTTAGTGACATTTTAACTTCCGAAAATGTTGAAAATTCTTACTACTCATGTGATGTATCTAATAATCTGGAGCTAGAAAACACTTTCAAGAAAGTTAAATCAGAAGTAGGTATTCCTGATACATTATTGTACAATGCAGCAGTAATTAGGAAAGAAGTACCTACAAAACAAGAATACAACTCACTTGTAGACGATTTTAAAGTAAATATTGCGGGTGCTGTTTTATCTTGCCAATTGGTAGTACCAGAAATGAAAAAGAAGAAAAAAGGCACTATTCTTTTAACTGGTGGTGGACTAGCACTTAAACCTTATTTTGAATACACCTCTTTAGCAATTGGTAAAGCCGGTATTAGAAGTTTAGCTTTCTGTTTGGCTCAAGAACTAAAAGGTAGCGGTATAAAAGTGGGAACTGTAACTATAGCAGGTCATGTTAAAGAAGGTACACATTTTTCTCCTGATAAAATTGCTGAAGAATTCTGGAAAATTCATACAGGTAAAAACAAAGGAGTAGAATACATTTATCAATAA
- the rpsF gene encoding 30S ribosomal protein S6 — translation MSLKHYETVFIITPILSEQEIEETVAKFKSWLEEQKAEIYHAEKWGLKKLAYPIDNKTTGVYQLFEFKADPTVIQTLEIEYKRDEKILRFLTVSLDKYGVEFNEKRRSGAFKKKSETSKEEVAS, via the coding sequence ATGAGTTTGAAGCATTATGAGACAGTTTTCATAATAACTCCCATTCTGTCTGAACAAGAGATAGAGGAGACTGTCGCAAAGTTTAAAAGCTGGCTCGAAGAGCAAAAAGCTGAAATATATCACGCAGAAAAATGGGGTCTTAAGAAACTTGCTTACCCTATTGACAACAAAACTACTGGTGTTTACCAATTGTTCGAGTTTAAAGCTGATCCAACCGTTATTCAAACACTTGAAATCGAATACAAAAGGGACGAGAAAATTCTTAGATTCTTAACCGTAAGCTTAGACAAATACGGCGTTGAATTTAACGAAAAGAGAAGAAGCGGTGCATTTAAGAAAAAATCAGAAACATCTAAAGAGGAGGTAGCATCATGA
- a CDS encoding SpoIIE family protein phosphatase, producing MHHSSSQEEYIKELEEKIKSKDRKIEVLKTQLKERRVEGSKILSEIRRMNQNIVSKKIEFADIVEKVKNFNNEFVIHHEDALKTIDLVYMLNQDLLLENADLKDQKVKLLEANDKLKKIAKIWEENFEKNNEATNTLFETEQKLREKSQRLEAAYTKTYQKITESINYAKKLQEAMMPDSLPVQHNLSDTFIFWQPKDIVSGDFYWMCEKNYKIIVAAVDCTGHGVPGAIMSAVGIRLLNEIVFVKGILEPSAILYELDKNVNNMLVHSKEKRREGMDAAICVIDNIPEYYREYIGEKKIKYAGARQPFVYIKDGELHRVRGDKKSIGEKSQLIDNDDFKYTQHEVLVDSPVSFYLFSDGFQDQFGGLGKKFSLRRMEEIFLANYKKPMDEQKDIITNEFIIWKGDEQQIDDVTVMGFKVV from the coding sequence ATGCATCATTCATCTAGTCAGGAAGAATACATTAAAGAACTGGAAGAAAAAATAAAATCTAAAGATAGAAAAATTGAAGTTCTAAAAACTCAGCTAAAAGAGCGTAGGGTAGAAGGAAGTAAAATTCTGAGCGAAATAAGGCGGATGAATCAGAATATTGTTTCGAAGAAAATCGAATTTGCAGACATAGTTGAAAAAGTTAAGAACTTTAATAACGAATTTGTAATTCATCATGAAGATGCATTAAAAACGATTGATTTAGTTTATATGCTAAATCAAGACTTGCTACTAGAAAATGCAGACCTCAAAGACCAAAAAGTAAAACTTCTTGAAGCGAACGACAAGCTAAAGAAAATTGCTAAAATCTGGGAAGAGAATTTTGAGAAAAATAATGAAGCAACTAATACTCTTTTTGAAACAGAACAAAAACTGAGAGAGAAAAGTCAAAGGTTAGAAGCTGCTTATACCAAAACTTATCAAAAAATTACAGAAAGTATAAATTATGCGAAAAAACTTCAGGAAGCGATGATGCCTGATAGTTTACCTGTTCAGCATAATTTAAGTGATACATTTATTTTCTGGCAACCCAAAGACATTGTAAGTGGTGATTTTTACTGGATGTGTGAAAAAAACTACAAGATAATAGTTGCCGCGGTTGATTGTACTGGTCATGGTGTGCCAGGTGCCATTATGAGTGCAGTAGGAATAAGGTTACTAAATGAAATTGTTTTTGTTAAAGGCATATTAGAACCCTCTGCAATATTATATGAGTTAGATAAAAATGTGAATAATATGCTTGTTCATTCAAAAGAGAAAAGAAGAGAAGGAATGGACGCTGCTATCTGTGTGATTGATAATATTCCAGAATATTACAGAGAATATATTGGTGAAAAGAAAATTAAATATGCTGGGGCTAGACAGCCATTTGTTTATATTAAAGATGGAGAGCTTCACAGAGTTAGAGGGGATAAGAAATCGATTGGTGAAAAATCTCAATTGATTGATAATGATGATTTTAAATATACACAGCATGAGGTTTTAGTTGATAGTCCAGTAAGTTTTTATTTATTTAGCGATGGATTTCAAGATCAGTTTGGTGGATTAGGCAAAAAGTTTTCATTAAGAAGAATGGAAGAAATCTTTTTAGCTAATTATAAAAAGCCAATGGATGAACAGAAAGACATTATTACTAATGAATTTATAATCTGGAAAGGAGATGAACAGCAAATTGATGATGTAACTGTAATGGGATTTAAAGTTGTTTAA
- a CDS encoding beta-propeller domain-containing protein — MRNCFIFFFIIFSPFSLIYAQSPKLTAQIGHEGRATFVTINPSHTTIATTASDGVIKLWDITSGRLLRTLDGHISKVNAISFSSDGKLLVSGSYDQTVKVWEVSTGMNIQTLEGHNSPVQTVAFSPDDLIVASGSGDFSKDSSDTSIKIWEVLSGKTIHTFAGHEKSTSTLTFNSNGRYLVSGGWDNKVILWSLSNNKKLREYSGHTEKINTVKFNPDGMSFASCSQDKTIKTWDIVSGEMLYNLPDNLGNSNSFSYSVDGKYIISGGVNHQINMWRSQNGKLLKSFPTKLSWISSVAYNPEGNIIACGNELEQTVVLNVEKGDMICKLTGYSKKITGLSFNYTGDKLAIVNDGKDIILWDMPSGKIYQKLQGHKSDIRSIAFAPNSNEILSGSADKTAVVWKTDKDGNNNRHIFKAHRKGIFSVAYHPSGKIFASGSTDGTVILWERDTYRSIDTLFGNTKAYYEPAWNLDFSPNGKFLLSAGHNSLLKVWDITSGNLIAKAKANEGAVRAVKTSHDGQFIFTAGFDKSIKKWAGNGTIINEFTGHKDEVLCLALHPKKNILASGSRDKNIILWDTETGKKLYELKSHDADVNQLTFSPDGKYLVSGSDDSRITLWDLSKMRELATLIIMENGEDYVVVTKRGYFEGTIEGIKNALHYVNGSEVIPLESYFEKFYTPELWSRIISGEDPNDMEFNIFEFVNIPNDIEFTDPVSVNKHLRFDTKTRSFTSSTEKIKIASETIDNGGGIDEIRVYQNGKLIYTTGTEYKNRPEDGEIVKVEIEATLIEGENRFSTMAYNNERTESMHDIMNIVYDSPYKPQANLHVVCIGINEYLNPNYKLNVAKTDAAEFISSLKKGSNKIFKNINQYEIYDQNASAVYIRSVLDSVAENAQPNDVFVFYYAGHGALAEANENRNSEYYLIPYDVTQVYGAEEQLAEKAISSSELMEFSRKIQAQKQLIVLDACQSGGAISSFVSRGPKEQKAMMQLARSAGVVLLAASGQEEFASEFEELGHGVFTYSILEAMKGNADGGLKDKKITVNELKGYLEDRVPQLSEKFRGKPQYPTGYSRGQDFPIVIVE; from the coding sequence ATGAGAAATTGCTTTATATTTTTTTTCATAATTTTTTCTCCTTTCTCACTTATTTATGCACAAAGTCCAAAACTAACTGCTCAAATCGGTCATGAAGGAAGAGCTACATTTGTTACCATTAATCCCTCACATACGACCATTGCCACTACTGCATCTGATGGTGTTATTAAACTTTGGGATATTACTTCTGGTAGACTTTTGAGAACATTAGATGGACATATCTCTAAGGTAAATGCAATTTCATTTAGTAGTGATGGTAAACTGCTGGTAAGTGGCAGCTACGATCAAACTGTTAAAGTTTGGGAAGTTAGTACAGGAATGAACATCCAGACTTTAGAAGGACACAATAGCCCTGTACAAACAGTTGCGTTTAGCCCAGATGATTTAATTGTAGCCAGCGGTTCAGGCGATTTTTCTAAAGATAGTTCAGACACAAGTATTAAAATTTGGGAAGTATTATCAGGAAAAACCATTCATACATTCGCAGGTCATGAAAAAAGCACGAGCACACTCACGTTTAATTCTAATGGCAGATATTTAGTAAGCGGTGGTTGGGATAACAAAGTAATTTTATGGTCACTTTCAAATAATAAAAAGCTTAGAGAGTACAGTGGGCATACCGAAAAAATTAATACAGTTAAGTTCAATCCAGATGGAATGTCTTTTGCCAGCTGTAGTCAAGATAAAACTATTAAAACATGGGATATTGTAAGTGGAGAAATGCTTTACAATTTACCAGATAATTTAGGCAACTCAAACTCTTTTAGTTATAGTGTAGACGGTAAGTATATTATTAGTGGTGGAGTAAACCACCAAATTAATATGTGGAGAAGCCAAAACGGAAAATTATTAAAAAGCTTCCCTACCAAACTCAGTTGGATTTCTTCTGTAGCTTATAACCCAGAGGGTAATATTATAGCTTGTGGAAATGAACTAGAACAAACTGTTGTACTTAATGTCGAAAAAGGAGACATGATCTGCAAGCTGACTGGGTATTCAAAAAAAATAACTGGTCTATCTTTTAACTATACCGGAGATAAATTAGCCATAGTGAACGATGGCAAAGATATTATACTTTGGGATATGCCATCAGGTAAAATATACCAAAAACTTCAAGGCCACAAAAGCGATATAAGGTCAATTGCATTTGCACCAAATAGTAATGAAATTCTTAGTGGTAGTGCAGATAAAACAGCTGTAGTTTGGAAAACAGATAAAGACGGAAACAATAACAGACACATATTTAAAGCACATAGGAAAGGTATTTTTTCAGTAGCTTATCATCCTAGTGGAAAAATATTTGCCAGTGGCAGTACAGATGGAACTGTTATTCTTTGGGAACGAGATACTTACAGATCAATAGATACTTTATTTGGAAATACCAAAGCATATTATGAGCCTGCTTGGAATCTTGATTTTAGCCCTAATGGCAAATTTCTTTTGAGTGCAGGTCACAACAGCTTACTTAAAGTCTGGGACATAACTAGCGGAAACTTAATAGCAAAAGCTAAAGCAAATGAAGGAGCTGTGAGAGCTGTAAAAACTAGTCATGATGGTCAATTTATTTTTACTGCTGGCTTTGACAAATCAATAAAAAAATGGGCAGGAAATGGCACCATCATTAATGAATTTACAGGCCATAAAGATGAAGTACTTTGTCTAGCATTACATCCTAAAAAAAATATACTTGCCTCTGGAAGCAGAGATAAAAACATCATCCTGTGGGACACAGAAACGGGTAAAAAGCTCTATGAACTTAAAAGCCACGATGCAGATGTAAACCAACTTACTTTCAGCCCTGATGGTAAATATCTTGTAAGTGGTAGTGATGACTCTCGGATTACATTATGGGATTTATCGAAAATGAGAGAGCTAGCTACTCTTATAATTATGGAAAATGGAGAAGACTATGTGGTAGTAACAAAAAGAGGATATTTTGAGGGTACTATTGAAGGAATTAAAAATGCACTACATTATGTAAATGGCAGTGAGGTTATTCCTCTAGAATCATATTTTGAGAAATTTTATACCCCAGAGTTATGGTCAAGAATTATAAGTGGAGAAGACCCTAACGACATGGAATTCAATATTTTCGAGTTTGTAAATATTCCTAATGATATAGAGTTTACCGATCCTGTTTCTGTTAATAAACACCTCCGGTTCGATACAAAAACTAGGTCATTTACAAGTTCTACAGAGAAAATAAAAATTGCATCAGAAACAATCGATAATGGTGGAGGTATAGATGAAATTAGAGTATATCAAAATGGTAAGCTAATTTATACTACAGGAACAGAATACAAAAACAGACCAGAAGATGGAGAAATAGTAAAAGTTGAAATTGAGGCAACATTAATTGAGGGCGAAAATAGGTTTAGCACCATGGCTTATAATAATGAAAGAACTGAATCTATGCATGATATCATGAATATCGTGTATGATAGTCCTTACAAACCTCAAGCAAATTTACATGTAGTTTGCATAGGAATTAACGAATACCTCAATCCGAACTATAAATTAAATGTAGCAAAGACTGATGCCGCAGAATTTATTTCTAGCTTGAAAAAAGGGAGTAATAAAATTTTCAAAAATATAAATCAGTATGAAATCTATGATCAGAATGCTAGTGCTGTTTATATCAGAAGTGTATTAGATTCTGTCGCTGAAAACGCCCAACCTAATGATGTTTTCGTCTTCTATTATGCTGGTCATGGTGCTTTAGCAGAAGCTAATGAAAACCGCAATTCAGAATATTATCTAATCCCATATGATGTAACACAGGTTTATGGAGCTGAAGAACAATTAGCAGAAAAAGCCATATCTTCTTCTGAGCTAATGGAGTTTTCAAGAAAAATTCAAGCTCAAAAACAATTGATAGTTCTCGATGCTTGTCAATCAGGTGGAGCAATCAGTTCATTTGTAAGTAGAGGCCCAAAAGAACAAAAAGCCATGATGCAATTAGCCAGAAGTGCTGGAGTAGTACTTTTAGCTGCTAGTGGACAAGAAGAATTTGCTTCAGAATTTGAAGAGTTAGGTCATGGTGTGTTTACTTATTCGATTCTCGAAGCCATGAAAGGAAATGCCGATGGAGGTTTAAAAGATAAAAAGATTACAGTAAATGAATTAAAAGGATATTTGGAAGATAGAGTTCCTCAACTTAGTGAGAAGTTTAGAGGTAAACCCCAATATCCAACTGGTTACAGCCGTGGTCAAGACTTTCCAATAGTAATTGTAGAATAG
- a CDS encoding lipocalin family protein, which translates to MKLLFLNISQICSLLLIANITYGQNDFLTLAKTWQFDKSSIRGSVMSPSDIEKQDYLDLRNDFTFIRVDGGTCYQGVWNYDETNQKIELTYQHINKVDFFSVKEVDKTHLVLKVEEDWKNEMTLYMKAVKYPCSI; encoded by the coding sequence ATGAAATTGCTGTTTTTAAACATATCTCAAATTTGCAGTTTATTACTCATTGCAAATATTACTTATGGTCAAAATGATTTTTTAACATTAGCCAAAACTTGGCAATTTGATAAATCTAGCATTAGAGGTTCAGTAATGAGTCCATCTGATATTGAAAAACAAGACTATCTAGATTTAAGAAATGATTTTACATTTATAAGAGTTGATGGTGGCACTTGCTATCAAGGGGTTTGGAATTATGATGAAACAAATCAAAAAATAGAACTCACCTACCAACATATTAATAAAGTTGATTTTTTTTCTGTAAAAGAAGTAGACAAAACACATTTAGTTTTGAAGGTTGAGGAAGATTGGAAAAACGAAATGACTCTATATATGAAAGCTGTAAAATACCCTTGCAGCATATAA
- a CDS encoding DUF4293 domain-containing protein, giving the protein MIQRLQSIFLFLASLAMFLVIFLPIWNKTLPETTEEFAVLTALDLTYSKDGEAVNKIQTFYIAILAFVASAIAMGSLFSYKNRLLQMKLNLGNTIVMAAVLILSTYFLFEGEKMFAPDVEGQWRLGFFLTPFAMICNSIANRFIRKDEKMVRSADRLR; this is encoded by the coding sequence ATGATTCAAAGATTACAAAGTATTTTTTTATTTTTAGCATCTCTGGCGATGTTTCTGGTTATTTTTCTACCTATCTGGAATAAAACACTTCCAGAAACTACCGAAGAGTTTGCGGTTCTTACAGCCTTAGATTTAACCTATTCAAAAGATGGCGAAGCTGTAAATAAAATTCAAACTTTCTATATTGCTATTCTCGCTTTTGTAGCTTCAGCAATAGCAATGGGCTCTCTATTTAGTTATAAAAACAGATTATTACAGATGAAGCTCAATTTGGGGAATACCATTGTAATGGCAGCAGTATTAATCTTGAGCACTTACTTTTTATTTGAAGGAGAGAAAATGTTTGCTCCAGATGTTGAAGGACAATGGCGATTAGGTTTCTTTTTAACTCCATTTGCAATGATTTGTAATTCTATTGCCAACCGATTTATTAGAAAAGATGAAAAAATGGTAAGATCGGCAGACCGACTGAGGTAA
- a CDS encoding T9SS type A sorting domain-containing protein: protein MNRILFITGFLMLIVINTFAQKITEAEYFIDVDPGVGNGISIPVSSPDTTLEIPFELPVKNLSIGEHIIIIRIKDENNNWSLSNYSRFFIEDDYETPTANNLEEIEYFVDNDPGVGNGTKIQLLSESTSFTLTESFKTIGLEAGEHSLVMRTKDAEGNWSLNKYSRFFLEDYTPNILEAKKIKKVEYFIDGPDPGFENAESLSITPDYLIEVSETLLMSNDTSDLGRHAVLVRVQSEDDEWSLTGLGEYDYCSPEGVLGGFDYDKTDNTITFTDQSKYAVDYIWDMDNGDSLYAVEPEYTYTQGGTYQICQTVYSFCDTTITCKTIDFPTPRITDSIPDFSILEDNPSIVIRDDLNNVFADGDGDELTFYAYTNEDDIVATINGVELSIEGTNDYFGEVQLVVEAEGGGISAFDTILVTVLSVNDYPIAKTEFKDQLWDEDSGPRIISTRLSNVITDVEDNKLDFTFSSDTSGLIPVFHKDTLQIELAPHFHGTGTITIFATDDSLATSEFSFMIEVIPLPDSPILLKEFSDVTLYEDSEPYLLTSELSSYFAEPDSQQIYFSFTPADTAVSIEIIEDSVWISLTPDFDGEVKTIVTASDGELTTSDTFNIIILPENDAPKFSVKQTYTTCPETELEINLQNIVKDRDGFFDDIQFTLSFSESENGFLSDNDVSYEISSDKYLIFKTNTPDADIVSLKLEAKDLQNASNDTIISIKVNGASIYQEGDTLYATSGSSYQWYKGGVAISGATSNKYVPIKKDNYQVQIKNGSCTTLSSMFLVTATENPFILQNVTLYPNPAKDECAISLSGVFTGQIQYSIVDINGRSIEESSFLKSSFEVNHEIELGDLKNGFYIIILKNKNQQIVKKLYKSE from the coding sequence ATGAACAGAATTTTGTTCATTACAGGATTTTTGATGCTTATAGTAATAAATACATTTGCACAAAAAATTACTGAAGCAGAGTATTTCATAGATGTTGATCCGGGTGTAGGCAACGGAATTTCAATTCCAGTTTCAAGCCCTGATACAACATTGGAAATTCCTTTTGAACTTCCTGTAAAAAATCTAAGTATCGGAGAACACATAATCATTATTAGAATTAAAGATGAAAACAATAATTGGAGTTTAAGTAATTACTCAAGATTCTTTATTGAAGATGATTATGAAACTCCTACAGCAAATAATCTGGAAGAAATCGAATATTTTGTAGATAATGACCCTGGCGTCGGTAATGGTACAAAGATTCAATTATTAAGCGAAAGTACAAGCTTTACATTAACAGAATCCTTTAAAACTATTGGTTTGGAGGCCGGAGAACATTCTCTGGTTATGCGAACTAAAGATGCAGAAGGGAATTGGAGTCTTAATAAGTATTCAAGATTTTTTCTTGAAGATTACACACCAAACATTTTAGAAGCCAAAAAGATAAAAAAAGTAGAGTACTTTATAGATGGTCCTGATCCAGGTTTTGAAAATGCTGAATCCCTTTCTATAACACCAGATTACCTAATAGAGGTTTCTGAAACATTACTCATGAGTAATGATACTTCCGATCTTGGCAGACATGCAGTATTAGTACGAGTACAAAGCGAAGACGATGAATGGAGTTTAACAGGACTTGGTGAATATGATTATTGTTCGCCTGAAGGTGTTTTGGGAGGTTTCGATTACGATAAAACAGATAATACAATCACTTTTACAGATCAAAGTAAATATGCTGTAGATTATATTTGGGATATGGATAATGGAGACAGCCTTTATGCTGTTGAACCTGAGTACACATATACTCAAGGAGGTACTTATCAGATTTGCCAAACGGTATATAGCTTTTGCGATACCACTATTACATGTAAAACAATAGACTTTCCTACTCCCAGAATTACAGACTCAATTCCAGATTTCAGTATTTTAGAAGATAATCCAAGTATTGTTATTAGAGACGATCTCAATAATGTATTTGCAGATGGAGACGGAGATGAGTTAACTTTTTATGCATACACCAATGAGGATGATATTGTAGCAACAATTAATGGAGTTGAACTAAGTATAGAAGGAACTAATGATTACTTTGGAGAAGTGCAATTGGTGGTAGAAGCCGAAGGCGGTGGTATCTCAGCATTCGATACAATCTTGGTTACGGTTTTGTCAGTTAATGATTATCCTATAGCTAAAACTGAATTTAAAGATCAACTGTGGGATGAAGACTCAGGCCCTAGAATTATTTCAACAAGGTTAAGCAATGTAATTACAGATGTTGAAGATAATAAATTAGATTTTACTTTTTCATCTGACACATCTGGACTTATTCCAGTTTTTCACAAAGACACATTACAAATAGAATTAGCTCCACACTTTCATGGCACTGGCACTATCACCATTTTCGCCACTGATGATAGTTTAGCAACAAGTGAATTCAGTTTTATGATTGAGGTAATTCCCCTACCCGATTCACCCATTTTACTCAAAGAGTTTTCGGATGTAACACTTTATGAAGATAGTGAACCTTACTTACTCACTTCAGAATTAAGTTCTTACTTTGCTGAACCAGACAGCCAGCAAATATACTTTAGCTTTACTCCAGCTGATACTGCTGTTTCTATTGAAATAATAGAAGATTCTGTTTGGATTAGTTTAACGCCTGATTTTGATGGAGAAGTTAAAACTATAGTTACAGCTAGTGATGGTGAACTCACAACAAGTGACACATTTAATATTATAATATTGCCTGAAAATGATGCGCCAAAATTTAGTGTAAAACAAACCTATACAACTTGCCCAGAAACTGAACTAGAAATTAATCTACAAAATATAGTGAAAGATCGAGATGGATTTTTTGATGATATTCAATTTACACTATCTTTCTCAGAATCTGAAAATGGTTTTCTAAGTGATAATGATGTCAGCTATGAAATTTCCTCTGATAAATATCTCATTTTTAAAACAAATACTCCAGATGCTGATATTGTAAGCTTAAAACTTGAAGCAAAGGACTTACAAAATGCATCAAATGATACCATTATAAGTATTAAAGTGAATGGAGCTTCAATTTATCAAGAAGGTGATACACTTTATGCAACTAGTGGAAGTAGCTATCAATGGTATAAGGGAGGAGTAGCAATCTCAGGAGCTACATCAAATAAATATGTGCCAATCAAAAAAGATAATTATCAGGTACAAATTAAAAATGGTAGTTGCACCACTCTTTCTTCCATGTTTCTTGTAACTGCAACTGAAAATCCTTTTATACTACAAAATGTAACTTTGTATCCGAATCCGGCAAAAGATGAATGTGCTATTTCTTTATCTGGTGTATTTACAGGCCAAATTCAATATTCAATTGTAGATATTAATGGAAGAAGTATAGAAGAGAGCAGTTTCCTAAAAAGTAGTTTTGAAGTAAATCACGAAATAGAATTGGGTGATTTGAAAAATGGATTCTATATAATTATACTGAAAAACAAAAATCAGCAAATCGTAAAAAAACTATATAAAAGTGAATAA
- the rplI gene encoding 50S ribosomal protein L9: MEIILKDDIKGLGYKDDVVTVKPGYGRNYLIPQGLAILATESNKKVLAENLKQASHKAEKVKTEAEAIANSIGDLELSIGAKAGESGKIFGAVTALQIADSLKAKGFDIDRRKISFSSDIKMLGEYTVLLDLHKEVKKEITIKVVEE; the protein is encoded by the coding sequence ATGGAAATTATACTTAAAGATGATATAAAAGGGCTAGGTTATAAAGACGATGTTGTAACTGTAAAGCCTGGATACGGAAGAAATTATTTAATTCCACAAGGATTAGCAATTTTAGCTACTGAATCTAATAAGAAGGTTCTTGCTGAAAACTTGAAACAAGCTTCTCATAAAGCAGAAAAAGTTAAAACAGAAGCTGAAGCAATAGCTAATTCTATTGGGGATTTAGAGCTTTCAATTGGAGCTAAAGCTGGAGAAAGTGGTAAAATCTTTGGTGCTGTAACTGCACTTCAAATTGCTGATTCTCTTAAAGCTAAAGGTTTTGATATTGATAGAAGAAAAATTTCTTTTAGCTCAGATATCAAAATGTTAGGAGAGTACACTGTACTTCTTGATCTTCATAAAGAAGTGAAAAAAGAGATTACTATTAAAGTTGTTGAAGAGTAA
- the rpsR gene encoding 30S ribosomal protein S18: MTLVNESVNRGEVKKKYCRFKKHRIKYIDYKDPEFLAKFLNEQGKILPRRITGTSLKYQKKVAKAVKRARQIALLPYVTDGFK; the protein is encoded by the coding sequence ATGACACTAGTTAATGAATCAGTAAACCGCGGAGAAGTAAAGAAAAAATACTGCAGGTTTAAAAAACATAGAATAAAATATATCGATTATAAGGATCCTGAATTTCTTGCTAAATTCTTAAATGAGCAAGGAAAAATCCTTCCAAGAAGAATTACAGGAACTAGTTTGAAGTATCAGAAAAAAGTTGCTAAGGCAGTAAAAAGAGCTAGACAAATAGCGCTTCTTCCTTACGTAACTGATGGTTTCAAATAA
- a CDS encoding TlpA family protein disulfide reductase, producing MEIKVKRSYIETAIFLLVIFIIYITGWQTEIAGLLQRGVMLTGLHNASVKTVEQPKKSQLNFSITSLDGEEVNVSALKGKTLFINFWATWCPPCIAEMPEIENLWKDVSSEEIAFLLISTDDEMQKVKDFIDRKEFEFPVYKLNSSVPKELSSSSIPATFIVAPDGSIVYKHSGIANYNTDSFKDFLAKIQKGI from the coding sequence ATGGAAATAAAAGTAAAAAGGAGTTACATTGAGACAGCTATCTTCCTATTAGTTATATTCATTATTTATATTACTGGTTGGCAAACCGAAATTGCTGGACTACTTCAAAGAGGAGTAATGTTAACTGGTTTGCATAATGCATCTGTAAAAACTGTTGAGCAGCCTAAAAAATCTCAGCTTAATTTTAGTATAACCTCTCTAGATGGCGAGGAAGTTAATGTTTCTGCTCTAAAAGGGAAAACACTATTTATTAATTTCTGGGCAACTTGGTGCCCGCCATGTATTGCAGAAATGCCAGAAATCGAAAATTTATGGAAAGATGTTTCATCAGAAGAAATTGCCTTTTTATTAATTTCTACAGATGATGAAATGCAAAAAGTGAAAGATTTTATTGATAGGAAAGAATTTGAGTTTCCTGTATATAAATTAAATAGCTCAGTTCCTAAAGAATTATCTTCTAGTTCTATTCCTGCTACATTTATTGTGGCACCAGATGGCTCTATTGTTTATAAACATTCTGGGATAGCCAATTATAATACAGATAGCTTTAAAGATTTTTTGGCAAAAATTCAGAAAGGAATTTAG